The following are from one region of the Shinella sp. PSBB067 genome:
- the cckA gene encoding cell cycle histidine kinase CckA: MTRMKRPGEDNVPIVDRGPRPAVALRVVVLAVVLAASAGAFIVFKNQLDNELVLGVLGVLAMAGIFFVVSALIGFIEIMPQAAASDDLARSFLDSHPDGTVVTDRKGRIVYANAAYGALTGARGDAEVQTLETLLSRNRDATEAVYRLTNGLHEGKEGAEEFRVQKALDPTSPSGSGAHWYRLKARVLPNRSNARQPLYIWQISDITSERDDQERFFKELQNAIDYLDHAPAGFFSAGRKGEIVYLNATLAEWLGIDLTKFHPGSLSIADVVAGEGLALIQSVQAEPGLKRTETLDLDLRKTNGQSLPVRIVHRVSSMRDGAPGESRTIVLAREEGSESDQSASIASMRFTRFFNNTPMAIASVDGNGRILRTNAPFLKLFSGVVSRDDIDRGAKLETIVHETDRLRLQSALDAAKDRQGDIPPLDSLHPGDDGRHFRFYVNAVIDQSDEAPEEAAIVYAVEITEQKALETQMAQTQKMNAVGTLAGGIAHDFNNVLTAILLSSDHLLLSARPSDASFADLMEIKRNANRAAVLVRQLLAFSRKQTMRPTVLNLTDVIGDLRMLVDRMTGTNVKIHVEYGRDLWPVKTDLGQFEQVLINLAVNARDAMPDGGTITFRTRNVEAEEAAARNLRDLPPGDYVEVEVADQGTGIPPEIIDKIFEPFFTTKEVGKGTGLGLSMVYGIVKQSGGYIYLDSEVGKGTTFRILMPRHTEEAVPADTAAASQPGAPQSAAVVQAAEKEPRDLTGGSAVVLLVEDEEAVRRGGKRMLETRGYTVHEAGSGVEALDIMEELNGAVDIVVSDVVMPEMDGPSLLRELRKTYPDMKFIFVSGYAEDAFARNLPADAKFGFLPKPFSLKQLAEAVREMLDA; this comes from the coding sequence ATGACGAGGATGAAGCGGCCTGGCGAGGACAATGTGCCGATCGTGGACCGCGGCCCGCGGCCGGCGGTGGCGCTGCGCGTGGTGGTGCTCGCGGTCGTGCTGGCCGCCTCTGCCGGCGCCTTCATCGTCTTCAAGAACCAGCTCGACAACGAACTGGTTCTCGGCGTGCTCGGCGTGCTCGCCATGGCGGGCATCTTCTTCGTCGTTTCCGCGCTGATCGGCTTCATCGAGATCATGCCGCAGGCCGCCGCCTCCGACGACCTCGCCCGCTCCTTCCTCGATTCGCATCCCGACGGCACCGTCGTCACGGACCGCAAGGGCCGCATCGTCTACGCCAATGCCGCCTATGGCGCGCTGACCGGCGCAAGGGGCGATGCGGAGGTGCAGACGCTGGAGACGCTGCTGTCGCGCAACCGCGACGCCACCGAAGCCGTCTACCGCCTGACCAACGGCCTGCACGAGGGCAAGGAGGGCGCGGAGGAGTTCCGGGTCCAGAAGGCCCTCGACCCGACGTCGCCGAGCGGCTCGGGCGCCCATTGGTATCGGCTGAAGGCGCGCGTGCTGCCAAACAGGAGCAATGCCAGGCAGCCGCTCTACATCTGGCAGATTTCCGACATCACCTCCGAGCGGGACGACCAGGAGCGTTTCTTCAAGGAATTGCAGAACGCCATCGACTATCTCGACCACGCGCCCGCCGGCTTCTTCTCGGCCGGCCGCAAGGGCGAGATCGTCTATCTCAACGCCACGCTCGCCGAATGGCTCGGCATCGACCTCACGAAATTCCATCCGGGCTCGCTTTCCATTGCCGACGTGGTGGCGGGCGAGGGGCTTGCGCTCATCCAGTCCGTGCAGGCCGAGCCGGGCCTCAAGCGCACCGAGACGCTCGACCTCGACCTGCGCAAGACCAACGGCCAGAGCCTGCCCGTGCGCATCGTGCACCGCGTCTCCTCCATGCGCGACGGCGCGCCGGGCGAGAGCCGCACCATCGTGCTGGCGCGCGAGGAGGGGAGCGAGAGCGACCAGTCCGCTTCCATCGCCTCCATGCGCTTCACGCGCTTCTTCAACAACACGCCGATGGCGATTGCCTCGGTCGACGGCAACGGGCGCATCCTGCGCACCAATGCGCCGTTCCTGAAGCTCTTTTCGGGCGTCGTCTCGCGCGACGACATCGACCGCGGCGCCAAGCTCGAAACCATCGTGCACGAGACGGACCGGCTGCGCCTGCAATCGGCGCTCGATGCGGCCAAGGACCGGCAGGGCGACATTCCGCCGCTCGATTCGCTGCATCCGGGCGACGACGGCCGGCATTTCCGCTTCTATGTGAACGCCGTCATCGACCAGAGCGACGAGGCTCCGGAGGAGGCGGCCATCGTCTATGCCGTCGAGATCACCGAGCAGAAGGCGCTCGAGACGCAGATGGCGCAGACGCAGAAGATGAACGCGGTCGGCACGCTCGCCGGCGGCATCGCGCACGACTTCAACAACGTTTTGACGGCGATCCTGCTGTCCTCCGACCACCTGCTGCTGTCCGCGCGCCCGTCCGATGCGAGCTTTGCCGATCTCATGGAGATCAAGCGCAACGCCAACCGCGCGGCCGTGCTGGTGCGCCAGCTCCTCGCGTTCTCGCGCAAGCAGACGATGCGCCCGACCGTGCTGAACCTCACCGACGTCATCGGCGACCTGCGCATGCTCGTCGACCGCATGACGGGCACCAATGTGAAGATCCACGTCGAATACGGTCGCGATCTCTGGCCGGTGAAGACCGACCTCGGCCAGTTCGAGCAGGTGCTGATCAACCTTGCCGTCAATGCCCGCGACGCCATGCCGGATGGCGGCACGATCACCTTCCGCACGCGCAACGTGGAGGCGGAGGAGGCCGCGGCGCGGAACCTGCGCGATCTGCCGCCCGGCGACTATGTGGAGGTCGAGGTTGCCGACCAGGGCACCGGCATTCCGCCCGAGATCATCGACAAGATCTTCGAGCCCTTCTTCACGACCAAGGAAGTCGGCAAGGGCACCGGCCTCGGCCTTTCCATGGTCTATGGCATCGTCAAGCAGTCCGGCGGCTACATCTACCTCGATTCCGAGGTCGGCAAGGGCACGACCTTCCGCATCCTGATGCCGCGCCATACGGAAGAGGCCGTGCCTGCCGATACCGCCGCCGCCTCGCAGCCCGGCGCCCCGCAGTCCGCCGCCGTCGTCCAGGCGGCGGAAAAGGAACCACGCGACCTCACCGGCGGCTCGGCCGTCGTGCTGCTCGTCGAAGACGAGGAGGCGGTGCGGCGCGGCGGCAAGCGCATGCTGGAAACCCGCGGCTATACGGTCCACGAGGCCGGCTCCGGCGTCGAGGCGCTCGATATCATGGAGGAGTTGAACGGCGCAGTCGACATCGTCGTCTCCGACGTCGTGATGCCCGAAATGGACGGTCCGTCTCTGCTGCGCGAACTGAGGAAGACCTATCCGGACATGAAGTTCATCTTCGTCTCCGGCTATGCCGAGGACGCCTTCGCCCGCAACCTGCCCGCCGACGCCAAGTTCGGCTTCCTGCCGAAACCGTTCTCGCTGAAGCAGCTTGCCGAAGCGGTGCGGGAAATGCTGGATGCGTGA
- a CDS encoding flagellar biosynthetic protein FliO → MFQEILAESGTKFVIAAVVVLLGLLCLALVLWIVRGRPSSPFIRGGRNRTPRLAVLDAAAIDTRRRLVLLRRDDVEHLVMIGGPTDIVIESRIVKAAAETAEREAARPAEKTEPASLPQEAPARAAEAPLPARPATSAVPAMAERRPAALPEGVSAMGKVLYAGDEDAAPRAQTARPNAQPAAPAPQVQANMPQRVPESRVEDMLEQNRQRVLSQPPAAAAPVPAQSAQRPAPAAAAVRPAASATDNPALVSEFEKLLEAEMAGNAAAPRTSAQPTANPTQTAAMIGLGAGKSREETEAEMARLLGEIAANRKA, encoded by the coding sequence ATGTTCCAGGAGATCCTAGCAGAGAGCGGCACAAAGTTCGTCATCGCCGCCGTGGTGGTGCTGCTCGGCCTTCTCTGCCTCGCGCTGGTGCTCTGGATCGTCCGGGGCCGCCCCTCCTCGCCCTTCATCCGCGGCGGACGGAACCGCACGCCGCGCCTTGCCGTGCTCGATGCGGCCGCGATCGACACGCGCCGCCGTCTCGTGCTGCTGCGCCGCGACGACGTGGAGCATCTCGTCATGATCGGCGGGCCGACCGACATCGTCATCGAGAGCCGCATCGTCAAGGCCGCGGCCGAGACCGCTGAGCGGGAAGCCGCGCGGCCGGCTGAAAAGACCGAGCCTGCATCCCTGCCGCAGGAGGCACCGGCTCGGGCGGCCGAAGCGCCGCTCCCCGCCCGTCCGGCCACGTCCGCCGTCCCCGCCATGGCCGAGCGCCGCCCCGCAGCCCTCCCGGAAGGCGTTTCCGCCATGGGCAAGGTGCTCTATGCCGGCGACGAGGACGCCGCCCCCCGCGCCCAGACTGCCCGACCCAATGCGCAACCCGCGGCGCCTGCTCCGCAGGTGCAGGCGAACATGCCGCAGCGCGTGCCGGAAAGCCGTGTGGAGGACATGCTGGAGCAGAACCGCCAGCGCGTGCTCTCCCAGCCGCCCGCAGCGGCGGCGCCGGTCCCGGCCCAGAGCGCGCAGCGTCCCGCCCCTGCAGCCGCCGCCGTCAGGCCGGCCGCGAGCGCCACGGACAACCCGGCGCTGGTGAGCGAATTCGAAAAGCTTCTCGAAGCGGAAATGGCGGGCAACGCCGCCGCGCCGCGCACGAGCGCCCAGCCGACCGCCAATCCCACCCAGACCGCCGCCATGATCGGCCTTGGGGCGGGAAAGAGCCGCGAGGAGACCGAAGCGGAGATGGCCCGCCTGCTCGGCGAGATCGCCGCCAACCGCAAGGCCTGA
- the dksA gene encoding RNA polymerase-binding protein DksA, giving the protein MSEKIDLSNFVLDEAEEFMNANQRAYFRAKLNAWKNDILREARETLDHLAEESANHPDLADRASSETDRAIELRARDRQRKLISKIDAALQRLDEGTYGYCEETGEPIGLKRLDARPIATLSIEAQERHERREKVYRDE; this is encoded by the coding sequence TTGAGTGAGAAGATCGATCTTAGCAATTTCGTCCTCGACGAGGCCGAAGAATTCATGAACGCAAACCAGCGGGCTTACTTTCGGGCAAAGCTGAACGCCTGGAAAAACGACATCCTGCGCGAAGCGCGCGAAACCCTCGATCATCTGGCGGAAGAAAGCGCCAATCACCCGGACCTCGCGGACCGGGCGTCCTCCGAAACCGACCGTGCCATCGAACTGCGCGCTCGCGACCGCCAGCGCAAGCTGATCTCCAAGATCGATGCGGCCTTGCAGCGTCTCGACGAAGGCACCTACGGCTATTGCGAGGAAACCGGCGAACCGATCGGCCTCAAGCGTCTCGACGCCCGTCCGATCGCCACGCTTTCGATCGAGGCGCAGGAGCGCCATGAGCGACGGGAAAAGGTGTATCGCGACGAGTAG
- a CDS encoding bifunctional diguanylate cyclase/phosphodiesterase, which translates to MFKQVKAILTIESGNPELVQAQLAAFTKQVPLLYFMLVTNTIALTVTHYDAAPAYLTLYIPAVLYAVSLFRLVHWWFSRHRQYTHEEAAGRLSSTYRLTALLGAGFCAWSLSLFPYGNAYQQSHVAFYIANTVIGCIFCLMHLRAAALALTAIVLGPFTVFFAATGNPVFTALALNVALVTVAMVFILLTYYRDFRALIQSQKELTARQAETQRLSDENHRLANLDSLTNLPNRRQFRAELERRIAGAEAGGKGLALGLIDLDGFKPVNDTFGHGIGDKLLVEVGERLSGFVARGVFPARLGGDEFGLVFEGVPSADRLHALGEEICAALQEPYVFNGQTARVSGSLGISILGEAGTAADRLFDRADFALYLAKQNFRGTTVVFSAEHEAEINEQGRVQQALRAADFESEMHLVFQPVVDADTDGISGYEALARWESPSLGTVPPGVFIRAAEHAGIIGRLTGVLMRKALAAAATWPDHVRLSINLSTRDITSNKTVDALLEIIAESGIDPARIDIEVTETAVMRNFVLAAENLHRFADRGVGIALDDFGTGHSSLSYVHRLPLSKIKIDRSFIVDIATNELSRSIVKTIVDLSRNVGCVCVVEGMETREQVAALRKLGCRMMQGYYFVRPQRLEETLAYQAAADTIVNAPIRKTG; encoded by the coding sequence ATGTTCAAGCAGGTGAAGGCCATTCTCACGATCGAATCCGGTAATCCGGAGCTCGTGCAGGCACAGCTTGCCGCCTTCACGAAGCAGGTGCCTTTGCTCTACTTCATGCTGGTGACGAACACGATCGCCCTGACGGTCACGCATTACGATGCCGCTCCCGCTTATCTCACCCTCTACATCCCGGCGGTGCTTTATGCCGTCAGCCTGTTCCGCCTCGTCCACTGGTGGTTCAGCCGTCACAGGCAGTACACCCATGAAGAAGCAGCCGGCCGGCTGAGCTCGACCTACCGCCTGACCGCGCTGCTCGGGGCCGGCTTCTGCGCCTGGTCGCTCAGCCTCTTTCCCTATGGCAACGCCTACCAGCAGTCCCATGTCGCCTTCTACATCGCCAACACGGTGATCGGCTGCATCTTCTGCCTGATGCACCTGCGCGCCGCGGCGCTCGCCCTGACGGCGATCGTCCTCGGCCCCTTCACGGTCTTCTTCGCCGCGACCGGCAACCCGGTCTTCACGGCGCTGGCGCTCAACGTCGCGCTCGTCACGGTCGCCATGGTGTTCATCCTGCTCACCTACTACCGGGATTTCCGCGCCCTCATCCAGTCGCAGAAGGAACTGACGGCGCGCCAGGCGGAAACGCAACGGCTCAGCGACGAGAACCATCGCCTCGCCAACCTCGACAGCCTGACGAACCTGCCGAACCGCCGCCAGTTCCGCGCCGAGCTGGAAAGGCGCATCGCGGGCGCCGAGGCGGGCGGCAAGGGCCTCGCGCTCGGCCTCATCGACCTCGACGGCTTCAAGCCGGTCAACGACACGTTCGGCCACGGCATCGGCGACAAGCTGCTCGTCGAGGTGGGCGAGCGGCTGTCGGGCTTCGTCGCGCGCGGCGTCTTTCCCGCCCGGCTCGGCGGCGACGAATTCGGCCTCGTCTTCGAGGGCGTGCCCTCCGCCGACCGGCTGCACGCGCTCGGCGAGGAAATCTGCGCCGCGCTCCAGGAACCCTATGTCTTCAACGGCCAGACGGCCCGCGTCTCCGGCTCGCTCGGCATCTCCATCCTCGGCGAGGCCGGCACCGCTGCCGACCGCCTGTTCGACCGCGCCGACTTCGCGCTCTACCTTGCCAAGCAGAATTTCCGCGGCACCACCGTCGTCTTCTCCGCCGAGCACGAGGCCGAGATCAACGAGCAGGGCCGCGTCCAGCAGGCGCTGCGCGCCGCAGACTTCGAGAGCGAGATGCACCTCGTCTTCCAGCCGGTGGTCGACGCCGACACCGACGGCATTTCCGGCTACGAGGCGCTCGCCCGCTGGGAAAGCCCATCCCTCGGCACCGTGCCGCCGGGCGTCTTCATCCGTGCTGCCGAGCACGCCGGCATCATCGGCCGCCTCACCGGGGTGCTGATGCGCAAGGCGCTGGCCGCGGCCGCGACATGGCCCGACCATGTCCGCCTCTCCATCAATCTCTCCACGCGCGATATCACCTCGAACAAGACGGTGGATGCGCTACTGGAGATCATCGCCGAAAGCGGCATCGACCCCGCGCGCATCGACATCGAGGTGACGGAAACCGCCGTCATGCGCAACTTCGTGCTCGCTGCGGAGAACCTGCACCGCTTCGCCGACCGCGGCGTCGGCATCGCGCTGGACGATTTCGGCACGGGCCATTCCAGCCTCAGCTACGTGCACAGGCTGCCGCTCAGCAAGATCAAGATCGACCGCAGCTTCATCGTCGACATCGCGACGAACGAACTCAGCCGCAGCATTGTCAAAACCATCGTCGACCTCTCGCGCAATGTCGGCTGCGTCTGCGTGGTCGAGGGCATGGAGACGCGCGAACAGGTCGCCGCCCTCAGGAAGCTCGGCTGCCGCATGATGCAGGGCTACTACTTTGTCCGGCCCCAGCGGTTGGAGGAAACCCTCGCCTACCAGGCCGCCGCCGACACGATCGTGAACGCCCCCATTCGCAAAACCGGTTGA
- a CDS encoding histidine phosphatase family protein: MASLGTPAFRLYILRHARAAWARPGQSDFDRTLDDDGFAEAEVIAEEAADQGYRPDLIISSTAVRCRQTAEPFHRTVSEDLSIDYVDSLYSGSVETYAELAFARRQESAIMIVGHNPMIEEFFHRLVGKEIAETAAPFGYPTAGLAILDFDRRPTEEDYGGACLAGFMAPRPAH, encoded by the coding sequence TTGGCATCTCTCGGCACGCCGGCCTTCCGGCTCTATATCCTTCGCCACGCGCGCGCCGCCTGGGCCCGGCCCGGCCAGTCGGATTTCGACCGCACGCTCGACGACGACGGCTTCGCCGAGGCCGAGGTGATCGCCGAGGAGGCCGCCGACCAGGGCTACCGGCCGGACCTCATCATCTCCTCGACCGCCGTGCGCTGCCGCCAGACCGCCGAGCCGTTCCACCGCACCGTCAGCGAGGACCTTTCCATCGACTATGTCGATTCGCTTTATTCCGGCTCGGTCGAGACCTACGCCGAACTCGCCTTCGCCCGTCGGCAGGAGAGCGCGATCATGATCGTCGGCCACAATCCGATGATCGAGGAGTTCTTCCACCGGCTCGTCGGCAAGGAGATCGCCGAGACGGCCGCGCCCTTCGGCTATCCGACGGCGGGCCTCGCCATCCTCGATTTCGACCGCCGCCCGACGGAAGAGGATTACGGCGGCGCGTGCCTTGCCGGCTTCATGGCGCCGCGCCCGGCCCACTGA
- a CDS encoding YcjX family protein codes for MPPSLTTFTDEARLALDALTGRATNLVNPSIRLGVTGLSRAGKTVFISSLVHNLLNGGRLPLFEAGRSGRVSKIRLEPQPDDAVPRFQYEDHIRALVADRIWPDSTRAISQLRLTLEYESASGWGRLFSPGRLSIDIVDYPGEWLLDLPLLGQDFRTFSENTVALAGSGIRAELARDWLALSGTIDPAANAEEATARSLAEAFTAYLKACKSDERSLSTLPPGRFLMPGDLEGSPALTFAPLPDLPKGSPARGSLHAMMERRYEAYKTHVVRPFFREHFARLDRQIVLIDALQAINRGAEAVHDLERALGDVLDCFRAGSNSFLSSFVTRRIDRIVIAATKADHLHHESHPRLEAITRRLVERAIERIGMSGAGIEVMALASVRATREATVKHEGEDLPVIVGVPMAGETINGETFDGERKTAIFPGDLPKNPDSLFQALESSPEGVLPHLLNFVRFRPPHIEETGGGLKLSVPHIRLDRALQYLIGDRLA; via the coding sequence TTGCCGCCTAGCCTGACCACCTTCACCGACGAAGCCCGGCTCGCGCTCGACGCGCTCACCGGCCGCGCCACCAATCTCGTCAATCCGTCGATCCGGCTTGGCGTGACGGGCCTTTCGCGCGCCGGCAAGACCGTCTTCATCTCCTCCCTCGTGCACAATCTCCTGAACGGCGGCCGCCTGCCGCTGTTCGAGGCCGGGCGCTCGGGCCGCGTCTCGAAGATCCGGCTGGAGCCGCAGCCGGACGACGCCGTGCCGCGCTTCCAGTACGAGGACCACATCCGCGCGCTCGTCGCCGACCGCATCTGGCCGGATTCGACCCGCGCCATCTCGCAGCTCCGCCTCACGCTGGAATACGAAAGCGCCTCCGGCTGGGGCCGCCTGTTCTCGCCCGGCAGGCTCTCCATCGACATCGTCGACTATCCCGGGGAATGGCTGCTGGATCTGCCGCTGCTGGGGCAGGATTTTCGAACCTTCAGCGAAAACACCGTCGCGCTGGCGGGGTCGGGCATTCGCGCCGAGCTTGCCCGCGACTGGCTCGCGCTCTCCGGCACGATCGATCCTGCCGCCAATGCCGAGGAAGCGACCGCCCGGTCGCTCGCCGAAGCCTTCACCGCCTATCTCAAGGCCTGCAAGTCCGACGAACGCTCGCTTTCCACCCTGCCGCCCGGCCGCTTCCTGATGCCCGGCGACCTCGAAGGCTCGCCCGCGCTCACCTTCGCGCCCCTGCCGGACCTTCCCAAGGGCAGCCCCGCCAGGGGATCGCTGCATGCGATGATGGAGCGCCGCTATGAAGCCTACAAGACCCATGTCGTGCGCCCGTTCTTCCGCGAGCACTTCGCCCGTCTCGACCGGCAGATCGTGCTCATCGACGCGCTGCAGGCCATCAATCGCGGCGCCGAGGCCGTGCACGACCTGGAACGGGCGCTCGGCGACGTGCTCGACTGCTTCCGCGCCGGCAGCAACAGCTTCCTCTCCTCCTTCGTCACCCGCCGCATCGACCGCATCGTCATCGCCGCCACCAAGGCCGATCACCTGCACCACGAAAGCCACCCGCGTCTGGAAGCCATCACCCGCCGGCTGGTCGAGCGCGCCATCGAGCGCATCGGCATGAGCGGTGCGGGCATCGAGGTCATGGCGCTCGCCTCCGTGCGCGCCACCCGCGAGGCGACGGTCAAGCACGAAGGCGAGGACCTGCCCGTGATCGTCGGCGTGCCGATGGCCGGCGAGACGATCAACGGCGAAACCTTCGACGGCGAACGCAAAACAGCGATATTTCCCGGTGACTTGCCGAAGAATCCGGACTCACTTTTTCAAGCGCTTGAATCATCGCCTGAAGGCGTTCTGCCGCATCTCCTCAATTTCGTCCGCTTCCGCCCGCCGCATATCGAGGAGACCGGCGGCGGCCTGAAATTGTCGGTGCCGCACATCCGCCTCGACCGAGCGCTGCAATATCTCATCGGAGACCGGCTCGCATGA
- a CDS encoding YcjF family protein, whose amino-acid sequence MNDRPRKPAAFSLPPDATAREPERGKPRAPAAFEDAVTLTPDADDPFIATTAGLPDLTPPVATPRRRRITLGRIVFGALGVLVSLAVGLWVDALIRDLFSRNDWLGYLAIAAAAAAVLALLGVVLRELIGLRRLAAVQDLKHDVLEAAASPSPSVGRAIVARLVHLLAARPQTARGRARLAETESEIIDAAHLIDLAERELMAPLDREARGLILGAAKRVSIVTAVSPRALVDLGYVIYESSRLVRGMAELYGGRPGKIGMMRLMRDVIAHLAVTGSIAMGDSLVQQVLGHGLASKLSARLGEGVINGLMTARIGIAAMDLCRPMPFRALKRPGIGDFIGDLTPGTAAGRRDEA is encoded by the coding sequence ATGAACGACCGTCCGCGCAAGCCCGCCGCCTTCTCGTTGCCGCCCGACGCCACCGCGCGCGAGCCGGAGCGCGGCAAGCCCCGCGCGCCCGCCGCCTTCGAGGATGCCGTGACGCTGACGCCGGACGCGGACGATCCCTTCATCGCCACCACCGCCGGCCTGCCGGACCTGACGCCGCCCGTGGCGACGCCCCGCCGGCGCCGCATCACGCTCGGCCGCATCGTCTTCGGCGCGCTCGGCGTTCTCGTCTCGCTTGCCGTCGGCCTGTGGGTGGACGCGCTGATCCGCGACCTCTTCAGCCGAAACGACTGGCTCGGATACCTCGCGATCGCCGCGGCCGCGGCGGCCGTGCTCGCCCTTCTCGGCGTCGTGCTGCGCGAACTGATCGGCCTGCGCCGGCTCGCCGCCGTGCAGGACCTCAAGCACGATGTTCTGGAGGCCGCCGCCTCTCCATCGCCCTCGGTCGGCCGCGCCATCGTCGCCCGCCTGGTCCATCTTCTCGCGGCCCGGCCGCAGACGGCGCGTGGCCGCGCGCGGCTGGCGGAAACCGAGAGTGAAATCATCGACGCCGCGCACCTCATCGACCTTGCCGAACGGGAGCTGATGGCGCCGCTCGACCGCGAGGCTCGCGGGTTGATCCTCGGCGCCGCCAAGCGCGTCTCCATCGTCACCGCCGTCAGCCCGCGCGCGCTGGTCGATCTCGGCTATGTGATCTACGAGAGCAGCCGGCTGGTGCGCGGCATGGCTGAGCTCTATGGCGGGCGCCCCGGCAAGATCGGCATGATGCGCCTGATGCGCGACGTCATCGCCCACCTCGCCGTCACCGGCTCCATCGCCATGGGCGACAGCCTCGTGCAGCAGGTGCTCGGCCACGGGCTCGCCTCGAAACTCTCCGCCCGCCTCGGCGAAGGCGTCATCAACGGCCTGATGACGGCGCGAATCGGCATCGCCGCCATGGACCTCTGCCGCCCCATGCCCTTCCGGGCGCTGAAACGCCCCGGCATCGGCGATTTCATCGGCGACCTGACGCCGGGCACCGCCGCCGGCCGCCGCGACGAGGCGTGA
- the folK gene encoding 2-amino-4-hydroxy-6-hydroxymethyldihydropteridine diphosphokinase, translating to MPSDTLRQATLGLGGNIGDPARSMAEALRMLDARPDCRVVAVSRLYRTPPWGKTDQDWFFNACALVETTLAPEALLDACLGIERDMKRERKERWGPRTIDIDVLTFEGVKQAGGRLELPHPRMTARGFVLMPLADVAPSLYVGGRTVEAWLKDADVAGIETAGAGPDWWKA from the coding sequence ATGCCGTCTGACACGCTCCGCCAGGCCACGCTCGGCCTTGGCGGCAATATCGGCGATCCGGCTCGATCGATGGCCGAGGCGCTGCGCATGCTGGATGCCCGGCCGGACTGCCGGGTCGTCGCGGTTTCGCGGCTCTACCGCACGCCGCCATGGGGCAAGACGGACCAGGACTGGTTCTTCAACGCCTGCGCGCTGGTGGAGACGACGCTCGCCCCGGAAGCGCTGCTCGACGCGTGTCTCGGCATCGAGCGCGACATGAAGCGCGAGCGAAAGGAGCGCTGGGGACCGCGCACCATCGATATCGACGTCCTGACCTTTGAGGGCGTGAAGCAGGCCGGCGGCCGGCTGGAGCTGCCGCATCCCCGGATGACGGCGCGGGGCTTCGTGCTGATGCCGCTGGCGGACGTCGCGCCCTCGCTCTATGTCGGGGGGCGCACGGTCGAGGCGTGGCTGAAAGATGCGGATGTCGCGGGGATCGAGACGGCGGGCGCCGGCCCGGACTGGTGGAAAGCCTGA
- the folB gene encoding dihydroneopterin aldolase, giving the protein MTTTYTITLKNCAFFARHGLHDAEEFLGQRFFVDAELEVRPLQPLSDDAIESTVDYGVAFQEIEKIVTGQRRYLIEALAQEIATVLSARFPQISRARITVRKPNAPVPGVLDYVQVTIDHAV; this is encoded by the coding sequence ATGACCACCACCTACACGATCACGCTCAAGAACTGCGCCTTCTTCGCGCGCCACGGGCTGCACGACGCCGAGGAGTTCCTGGGTCAGCGCTTCTTCGTGGACGCGGAGCTGGAGGTGCGGCCGCTGCAGCCGCTCTCGGACGATGCCATCGAATCGACCGTCGACTACGGCGTCGCCTTCCAGGAGATCGAGAAGATCGTCACCGGCCAGCGGCGCTACCTCATCGAGGCGCTGGCGCAGGAGATCGCCACCGTGCTCTCAGCGCGCTTCCCGCAGATTTCCCGTGCGCGCATCACCGTGCGCAAGCCAAACGCGCCGGTGCCCGGCGTGCTCGACTATGTCCAGGTGACGATCGACCATGCCGTCTGA